From a single Balneolales bacterium ANBcel1 genomic region:
- a CDS encoding 7TM diverse intracellular signaling domain-containing protein: MSRREPASPLSANVIPATPLQRALSGSLITGDAAVDTSATLLTPGEAWARLQQSETYGDHYYGFAQHFVWMGFTLANKSDANTWYLEVANNHINHIRLYSRVHSPSGLSDWFEIAYTGRTSPFSTRPVPHFNFVFDLDLAQQTSSDFVLLLDKRRSSINYPVRMWTMTDFNSVQQRHYAYFGLYFGIFGIVVLTTLVAFLFTLQRIYFWYLCYVMSVGLFVFVDIGLAHQYLYPESSTIGGASRIGLSYLLVFTFNMFTMSYFRTRDNYPLVHRLFWILCAIIIGIAFTHAFFTSFAQQHVTYILYLLYFDILASISLALWVAFKYLTIERNTAILFILAFSFIFVAGTIFIMSEFGLIQTPDLLFTPIQIGSVMEIVFLSFGLAWQVRFVEKRQIALADKVHRLENEKLSAYIQGTEKERSRVAAELHDNIGSKLGQLRRTIESGQNNMRRITRDVQEIVQDVRVISQKLAPPGLKLVGLAPQIERLVLEVNQSSTISYTFQSVDVPDDLPEDITIQLFRIVQEGLQNIEKHSQADKAEIQLICHSDQLVLTIDDNGKGFDLENSSTNGIGLDNIRKRVSYMKGEIMVTSVPGTGTEMMITVPVHPQTRVQA, translated from the coding sequence ATGAGCAGGAGGGAACCGGCATCGCCTTTGTCGGCCAATGTGATACCAGCCACTCCGTTGCAACGGGCGTTAAGCGGGTCCCTGATTACCGGGGATGCGGCAGTGGACACTTCCGCCACCCTGCTCACTCCCGGGGAGGCCTGGGCGCGTTTGCAGCAAAGCGAGACATATGGCGATCACTATTACGGATTTGCCCAGCATTTTGTCTGGATGGGCTTTACCCTGGCAAACAAGTCGGATGCGAATACCTGGTATCTGGAAGTTGCCAATAACCACATCAATCACATTCGCCTGTACTCCCGCGTGCATTCCCCATCCGGCCTGTCCGACTGGTTTGAAATTGCTTATACGGGCCGAACCAGTCCCTTTTCAACCAGGCCGGTGCCCCATTTCAACTTTGTTTTCGATTTGGACCTTGCGCAGCAAACCAGTTCGGATTTCGTGCTGCTGCTCGACAAACGGCGCTCTTCCATTAACTACCCCGTTCGCATGTGGACGATGACCGACTTTAACTCTGTTCAGCAACGCCACTACGCATATTTCGGGCTCTATTTCGGCATCTTCGGCATCGTGGTACTGACCACCCTGGTTGCTTTTCTTTTCACTCTGCAACGTATCTATTTCTGGTACCTTTGCTATGTGATGAGCGTCGGCCTGTTTGTATTTGTGGATATCGGATTGGCACATCAATACTTATACCCCGAATCATCCACCATCGGCGGGGCGTCGCGCATTGGCCTGAGCTATCTTCTGGTTTTTACTTTCAACATGTTCACCATGTCCTATTTCAGGACACGCGACAACTATCCGCTTGTACACCGGCTGTTCTGGATACTATGCGCCATAATTATTGGAATTGCCTTTACGCACGCTTTTTTTACCAGCTTTGCCCAGCAGCATGTAACCTATATCCTCTACCTGCTCTATTTTGATATCCTTGCTTCCATCAGCCTCGCGCTCTGGGTCGCGTTCAAATATTTGACGATCGAACGAAACACGGCAATCCTCTTTATCCTGGCCTTCTCCTTTATTTTTGTCGCGGGCACTATCTTTATCATGAGTGAATTCGGACTGATTCAGACACCTGACCTTCTCTTTACCCCGATTCAAATCGGATCCGTGATGGAAATTGTTTTTCTAAGTTTCGGACTGGCCTGGCAGGTCCGTTTTGTTGAAAAAAGGCAAATTGCGCTGGCCGATAAAGTCCATCGCCTGGAAAATGAAAAGCTGAGCGCCTACATCCAGGGGACGGAGAAAGAGCGCAGCCGGGTGGCCGCGGAACTGCATGACAACATCGGAAGCAAACTCGGACAGCTGCGCAGAACGATCGAATCCGGCCAAAACAACATGCGGCGAATCACCCGTGATGTTCAGGAAATTGTTCAGGATGTACGGGTTATTTCGCAGAAACTTGCGCCGCCCGGACTAAAGCTGGTCGGACTGGCACCTCAAATCGAGCGGTTGGTGCTGGAAGTCAACCAAAGCAGCACGATCAGCTATACCTTTCAATCCGTGGATGTGCCGGATGATTTGCCGGAAGATATCACCATTCAGCTTTTCCGTATTGTGCAGGAGGGGCTTCAAAACATAGAAAAGCACAGTCAGGCGGATAAAGCGGAAATCCAGCTGATATGCCACAGCGACCAGCTGGTCCTCACCATCGACGATAACGGCAAGGGATTTGACCTCGAAAACTCATCAACCAACGGGATCGGGCTGGATAATATCCGGAAGCGCGTCAGCTACATGAAAGGGGAGATCATGGTTACATCGGTTCCGGGAACCGGCACCGAAATGATGATTACCGTTCCCGTACATCCTCAAACCCGCGTGCAGGCATAG
- a CDS encoding response regulator transcription factor, which translates to MSCSVYICEDHQIVIDGILRILSNSGKYEPVQFFKSAKALTAALSYHSPDILLLDLNLPDVNGIDLIPDIRSRYPDTYILILTMHRDPILIRKVRQMGADGYLLKDFGEKELLDAMDCINRGRPWFKNLPYLQQESNQDANALFLTAREKEIIHLTVTGQTSAEIAKKLFLSPHTVNTHRRNIYKKLKISNIKELITYAHSNGLT; encoded by the coding sequence TCTCCAATTCCGGCAAATACGAGCCGGTGCAGTTCTTCAAGTCGGCGAAAGCGCTGACGGCCGCATTGAGTTACCACTCTCCGGATATCCTGCTGCTGGACTTGAACCTGCCGGATGTCAACGGCATCGATCTGATTCCCGATATCCGTTCCCGCTATCCCGATACATATATTCTTATTCTCACCATGCACCGCGACCCCATCCTCATCAGAAAGGTCAGGCAGATGGGCGCCGACGGATATCTGCTGAAGGATTTTGGCGAGAAAGAGCTTCTGGATGCCATGGATTGTATCAATCGCGGCAGGCCCTGGTTCAAAAACCTCCCGTACCTCCAGCAAGAGAGTAATCAGGATGCGAACGCCCTTTTTCTGACCGCCAGAGAAAAGGAGATCATCCACCTCACTGTAACCGGACAAACCTCCGCCGAAATAGCAAAAAAACTATTTCTGAGTCCGCATACGGTCAATACCCACCGCCGGAACATTTACAAAAAACTCAAAATATCCAACATCAAGGAGCTGATTACCTACGCTCATTCCAATGGCCTGACCTGA